A portion of the Aphelocoma coerulescens isolate FSJ_1873_10779 chromosome 1, UR_Acoe_1.0, whole genome shotgun sequence genome contains these proteins:
- the EXOSC8 gene encoding exosome complex component RRP43 codes for MAAAFKTVEPLEYYRRFLKENCRPDGRELGEFRTTTVNIGSITTADGSALVKLGNTTVICGVKAELAAPAVDSADKGYIVPNVELPSLCAERFRSGPPGEEAQAASQFIADVIENSQMIVKEDLCIANGKLAWVLYCDIICLDYDGNLLDASVFALLAALKNVQLPSVTINEETGLSEVNLKQKNPLIIRKHPVATSFAVFDDTLLIVDPTAEEEDLATGTVTIVTDEEGRLCSVHKPGGSPLTGAKLQDCITRAITRHKEVKKLIDKVIKSITPK; via the exons AACTGTGGAACCATTGGAATATTACAGGAGGTTTTTG aaagagaATTGTCGGCCTGATGGAAGAGAGTTAGGTGAATTTCGGACAACCACTGTCAACATAG GTTCAATTACAACTGCAGATGGTTCTGCCCTGGTGAAGTTAGGAAATACCACGGTGATTTGTGGAGTAAAAGCG GAACTTGCTGCCCCAGCAGTGGATTCTGCTGATAAGGGATATATTG TTCCAAATGTAGAGCTGCCATCCCTCTGTGCAGAGAGGTTTCGCTCTGGACCACCGGGTGAAGAGGCTCAAGCAGCGAGCCAGTTCATCGCAGATGTGATTGAAAA ttCACAGATGATAGTGAAAGAAGATCTGTGTATTGCCAATGGCAAG CTTGCTTGGGTCTTATACTGTGACATCATATGCCTGGACTATGATGGAAACCTTCTGGATGCCAGTGTCTTTGCTTTGTTGGCAGCATTAAAAAATG TCCAATTGCCGTCAGTTACGATAAATGAAGAAACTGGTCTATCAGAAGTTAACTTAAAACAGAAGAATCCTTTGATTATCAGAAAACATCCGGTTGCCACATCATTTGCTGTATTTGATGA CACGTTACTCATTGTTGATCCAACTGCTGAAGAAGAAGATTTAGCAACTGGAACAGTAACCATTGTAACTGATGAAGAAGGCAGACTGTGTTCTGTCCATAAACCAG GCGGAAGTCCTCTCACAGGAGCCAAGCTTCAGGACTGTATCACCAGAGCAATTACAAGACACAAAGAAGTAAAGAAGCTGATAGACAAAGTAATAAAAAGTATAACACCCAAGTGA